The following coding sequences are from one Granulicella sp. L56 window:
- a CDS encoding DUF1080 domain-containing protein, producing MLLRMKKVHALVALSVSFAVSLAFAQKPNTLTPKEKADGWRLLFDGKTTDGWRSARGGGFPKTGWAVKDGTITVTETGGEESGNGGDIVTTRTYSDFELSVDFKTSPGANSGIMYFVDLNLLPWKNGHGSPIGFEYQVLDDALHPDAKRGVNGDRTVASLYDMIPAAADKPIKPVGEWNTARIVVHGKHGEHWLNGVKVLEYDRDSPKFKAILAESKYHVFPSYGQAASGYILLQDHGFPVWFRNIKIREIRGGASAD from the coding sequence ATGCTGTTGCGTATGAAAAAAGTCCATGCTCTTGTCGCACTAAGTGTCTCTTTCGCCGTTTCCCTGGCTTTCGCACAGAAGCCAAACACACTGACACCGAAGGAAAAGGCCGATGGCTGGCGGCTGCTCTTCGACGGCAAGACGACCGACGGTTGGCGCAGTGCTCGCGGCGGCGGCTTCCCCAAAACCGGCTGGGCGGTGAAGGATGGCACCATCACGGTGACTGAGACGGGCGGCGAAGAGTCCGGCAACGGCGGCGACATTGTGACGACGCGCACCTACTCGGACTTTGAGCTGTCGGTGGACTTCAAGACGTCTCCGGGAGCGAACTCTGGGATCATGTACTTCGTGGACCTGAACCTGTTGCCGTGGAAGAACGGTCACGGCTCGCCTATCGGCTTCGAGTATCAGGTGTTGGATGACGCACTGCACCCGGATGCGAAGCGGGGCGTGAACGGCGACCGCACCGTTGCTTCGCTTTACGACATGATTCCCGCCGCAGCCGACAAGCCGATCAAGCCAGTCGGTGAATGGAACACCGCCCGCATTGTGGTGCACGGCAAACACGGGGAACACTGGCTGAACGGCGTCAAGGTATTGGAGTACGACCGCGACTCGCCGAAGTTCAAGGCCATCCTCGCTGAGAGCAAGTACCACGTCTTTCCAAGCTACGGTCAAGCGGCCAGCGGATACATTCTTCTGCAGGACCACGGCTTTCCTGTGTGGTTCCGAAATATTAAGATTCGAGAGATTAGGGGAGGTGCGTCGGCGGATTAA
- a CDS encoding nuclease, whose protein sequence is MIKFGGWARVFVAAAMVPLVTVQPSFGWGADGHSMIDKLAAANLPHDVPAFLRDGGALDAMNYLGPEPDRWRNRAERELDGEQAPDHFIDLERADMVGTLPKWRYDFIRDLAKQQKLHPNLPLTPEKVGMQPWQVEEVYQRLKVGFREYRKLVAANEDTKPAELAIVFYAAWLGHYVGDGSMPLHTTIQYNGWTGPNPNGYTTEHHIHSKFESTFVSANVKPEDVAPLVAAAQTKALGDEWDDYMIYLRHTNSLVERTYQVDKAGGFDGAGTPEGKSFTEERLAAGAIELRDMIYTAWLRSADPVQEFHG, encoded by the coding sequence ATGATTAAGTTTGGTGGTTGGGCTCGGGTTTTTGTGGCGGCGGCGATGGTTCCTTTGGTGACGGTGCAGCCTTCGTTTGGGTGGGGGGCCGATGGGCACTCGATGATTGACAAGCTGGCGGCGGCGAATCTGCCGCACGATGTTCCGGCGTTTCTGCGGGATGGCGGGGCGCTGGATGCGATGAACTATCTGGGGCCGGAGCCGGACCGGTGGCGGAACAGGGCTGAGAGGGAGTTGGACGGGGAGCAGGCTCCCGACCACTTTATCGATCTGGAGCGGGCCGATATGGTGGGAACGCTTCCGAAGTGGCGCTATGACTTTATTCGCGATCTGGCGAAGCAGCAGAAGCTGCATCCGAATCTGCCGTTGACGCCGGAGAAGGTGGGGATGCAGCCCTGGCAGGTGGAGGAGGTCTATCAGAGGCTCAAAGTTGGGTTTAGGGAGTATCGCAAGCTGGTTGCAGCCAATGAAGATACGAAACCGGCTGAGCTGGCGATTGTGTTTTATGCGGCTTGGCTGGGGCATTATGTTGGGGATGGGTCGATGCCGCTGCATACGACGATTCAGTACAACGGGTGGACGGGGCCGAATCCGAATGGGTATACGACGGAGCACCATATCCACTCGAAGTTCGAGAGCACGTTTGTGTCGGCGAATGTGAAGCCGGAGGATGTGGCTCCGCTGGTGGCGGCGGCGCAGACCAAGGCGCTGGGGGATGAGTGGGACGACTACATGATCTATCTGCGGCATACGAACTCGCTGGTGGAGAGGACGTATCAGGTCGATAAGGCGGGCGGGTTTGACGGTGCCGGAACTCCGGAGGGGAAGTCGTTTACGGAAGAGCGGCTGGCGGCAGGAGCGATTGAGCTGCGGGACATGATCTATACGGCGTGGCTGCGGAGCGCCGATCCGGTGCAGGAGTTTCATGGGTAG
- a CDS encoding DUF2062 domain-containing protein, with protein sequence MNPSSSQPSPPPLHHNWAYRRVALPIFALLRMGASPRKLAWSIAVGLLIGINPVLGSTTILCLAAAFLLRLNVAASQLANHLAYPLELLLLIPFIRLGDVVFHTAPMPFTAKALIHAARSNPIALTRQLWTWEWHALVLWLCLSVVMVPIIALSITPFLRRLLVRIEHHEYPLIHTPHLSLERADS encoded by the coding sequence GTGAACCCATCCAGTAGCCAACCGAGCCCCCCGCCGCTCCATCACAACTGGGCTTACCGCCGTGTCGCCCTTCCTATCTTCGCGCTGCTCCGCATGGGCGCCTCTCCTCGCAAGCTCGCCTGGAGCATCGCCGTCGGCCTGCTGATCGGCATCAACCCCGTCCTCGGCAGCACCACCATCCTCTGCCTCGCCGCGGCATTTCTCTTGCGCCTCAACGTCGCCGCCTCGCAACTGGCCAACCATCTCGCCTACCCGCTCGAACTCCTTCTCCTCATCCCCTTCATCCGCCTCGGCGACGTAGTCTTCCACACCGCGCCCATGCCATTCACTGCCAAAGCGCTCATCCACGCCGCTCGCAGCAACCCCATCGCCCTCACCCGTCAGCTATGGACGTGGGAGTGGCACGCCCTTGTCCTGTGGCTCTGCCTCTCCGTCGTGATGGTCCCCATCATCGCGCTGTCCATCACGCCATTCCTCCGCCGTCTCCTCGTCCGCATCGAGCACCACGAGTACCCCCTCATCCACACCCCGCACCTCTCCCTCGAACGCGCCGATTCGTAG
- a CDS encoding alpha/beta fold hydrolase, which translates to MSSFTVKDGTEIYYKDWGTGQPIVFHHGWPLSADDWDSQMLFFLLRGYRVIAHDRRGHGRSSQTDLGNDMDTYAADSAALVEHLDLKDAIHIGHSTGGGEVARYVAQYGGNGRVAKAVLISAITPVMIKSASNPGGLPIEFFDGFRAGMANRAQFYRDVPEGPFYGFNRPGAKVSQGVIDNWWRQGMMGGTKAQYDCIKALSETDLTEDLKQITVPVLVMHSEDDQIVPFADSGPLAAKLLKNGTLKVYQGLPHGMPTTHADQINADLLEFIKS; encoded by the coding sequence ATGAGCAGCTTTACAGTGAAGGACGGTACAGAGATCTACTACAAGGATTGGGGAACAGGTCAGCCAATCGTATTTCACCACGGCTGGCCGCTCAGCGCGGACGATTGGGACAGCCAGATGCTGTTCTTCCTGCTCCGCGGATACCGTGTCATCGCGCATGATCGTCGTGGCCATGGCCGGTCGAGCCAGACCGATCTCGGCAACGACATGGACACCTATGCGGCCGATAGCGCCGCGCTGGTGGAGCATCTCGACCTCAAAGACGCTATCCATATCGGCCACTCGACAGGCGGCGGCGAAGTGGCCCGCTATGTCGCCCAGTACGGAGGCAACGGCCGCGTTGCCAAAGCGGTCTTGATCAGCGCCATCACTCCGGTCATGATCAAGTCGGCGTCAAATCCGGGCGGCCTGCCGATCGAGTTCTTCGACGGCTTTCGCGCAGGCATGGCCAACCGCGCCCAGTTCTATCGCGATGTCCCTGAGGGTCCCTTCTACGGTTTCAATCGTCCCGGTGCAAAGGTTTCGCAAGGGGTGATCGATAACTGGTGGCGCCAGGGAATGATGGGTGGAACCAAGGCGCAATACGACTGCATCAAGGCCTTGTCGGAGACCGACCTCACCGAAGACCTCAAGCAGATCACCGTTCCGGTACTGGTGATGCATAGCGAGGACGACCAGATCGTGCCGTTCGCCGATTCAGGCCCGCTGGCCGCCAAGCTCCTGAAGAACGGCACCTTGAAGGTTTACCAGGGCCTGCCGCACGGAATGCCGACCACACATGCCGACCAGATCAATGCCGATCTTCTCGAATTCATAAAGTCGTAG
- a CDS encoding sugar O-acetyltransferase, translating into MQPEKTEKEKMLSGELYDAGDPTLIADRNHATALLYQYNTTPHHRVTHTPLLGQLLAACGHGSVIRPPFFCDYGYNIRLGSGVFLNFNCVLLDVSSIEIGDQTQIGPAVQIYAADHPRDPEARRTSLESGRPVRIGANVWIGGGAIILPGITIGDDAIIGAGSVVTRNVPPGATVVGNPARPPTPRA; encoded by the coding sequence ATGCAGCCAGAAAAAACCGAAAAAGAAAAGATGCTCTCGGGCGAGCTCTACGACGCTGGCGACCCCACTCTCATCGCCGACCGCAACCACGCCACCGCCCTGCTCTACCAATACAACACCACGCCCCACCACAGGGTGACTCATACCCCTCTGCTCGGCCAACTCCTCGCCGCCTGCGGTCACGGCTCCGTCATCCGTCCGCCATTTTTCTGCGACTATGGCTACAACATCCGCCTCGGCAGCGGCGTCTTCCTTAACTTCAACTGCGTCCTGCTCGACGTCTCCTCCATCGAAATCGGTGACCAGACCCAGATCGGCCCCGCCGTCCAGATCTACGCCGCCGACCATCCTCGCGATCCCGAAGCTCGCCGCACCAGCCTTGAGAGCGGTCGCCCCGTCCGCATCGGTGCCAACGTATGGATCGGCGGCGGAGCCATCATCCTTCCCGGCATCACCATCGGCGACGACGCCATCATCGGCGCGGGCAGCGTAGTCACCCGAAACGTTCCGCCCGGCGCGACCGTCGTTGGCAACCCCGCGCGTCCTCCAACGCCTCGCGCCTGA
- a CDS encoding redoxin domain-containing protein yields the protein MNPDAEDTEVAKTLASIHTESGASLYDLASASPVLLIFLRHFGCSFCRQAISDVAGLRGELDRRGVRPVFVHMGTPERAKPFFDYYGIGDVERVSDPEATVYRNPVFALHRINPLRSLFQAAVWMGWLKGSIFKHGIGAIKEDGHQMQGIFYLDGPKIVREFRYRTIADEPDYLKLIR from the coding sequence GTGAACCCAGATGCGGAGGATACTGAGGTTGCGAAGACACTCGCTTCGATTCATACAGAGTCGGGCGCTAGTCTCTACGATCTGGCGTCGGCTTCGCCGGTGCTGCTGATCTTTCTGCGGCATTTTGGATGCTCGTTTTGCAGGCAGGCGATCAGTGATGTAGCCGGCCTGCGTGGTGAGTTGGATCGGCGCGGTGTTCGGCCTGTGTTTGTTCATATGGGGACGCCTGAACGGGCGAAACCATTCTTCGATTATTACGGGATTGGGGATGTAGAGCGGGTCAGTGATCCGGAGGCGACGGTGTACCGAAATCCGGTGTTCGCACTGCATCGAATTAATCCGCTGCGGAGTTTGTTTCAGGCTGCGGTCTGGATGGGGTGGTTGAAAGGCTCGATCTTCAAGCATGGGATCGGGGCCATTAAGGAAGACGGGCATCAGATGCAGGGCATCTTTTATCTAGATGGGCCGAAGATTGTGCGCGAGTTTCGCTATCGGACGATCGCTGATGAGCCGGATTACCTGAAGCTGATTCGTTGA
- a CDS encoding GGDEF domain-containing protein, with protein sequence MNYAFLPDLSALAILIVILLLMRRRHPHEQADIWLLGLLITLVESCAHIFYAKDGMPDRILHVVVLDCYLIAGLVFTWDSRRHPIPSRVRLIYLTLNTLPLLTIDTLYGLHISNPIPYFPAIASGLFIAGASSLYLRRTWLVTLVHLSGWLGIGLLIHYGEYRQAVYWSLSGVYAIAGIKYLHRLPRHSTGRLAILTGFFTWALCFFVHPFIVYYRAYADIASHVWNMQKTLITIGMILVMLEEQLSSNQWLAMHDHLTGLPNRRSFEDHLDTALTHCRRLNDHLALLIFDLDGFKKINDTLGHQAGDQILCGVAKNLLEDLPARNILARLGGDEFTLIAPDITDVHILDQLLSTIQNSIQRPILIDGRAFTMTASLGIAIYPDDAEDATKLLSTADRRMYALKQKPATLSQINLDVASAHLQ encoded by the coding sequence ATGAACTACGCCTTTCTTCCCGATCTCTCAGCACTGGCGATTCTCATCGTCATCCTCCTTCTCATGCGCAGACGCCATCCGCATGAACAAGCGGACATCTGGCTGCTCGGGCTTCTCATTACCCTGGTCGAGTCCTGCGCCCACATCTTCTATGCGAAGGACGGCATGCCAGACAGGATTCTTCACGTCGTCGTCCTCGACTGCTATCTCATCGCGGGCTTGGTCTTTACCTGGGATTCCAGAAGACATCCGATTCCCTCACGAGTCCGTTTAATCTACCTGACACTGAACACCCTTCCTTTGCTGACCATCGATACCCTCTATGGTCTGCACATCTCTAATCCGATTCCCTACTTTCCGGCAATTGCATCTGGTCTTTTTATCGCGGGAGCCAGCTCCCTCTACCTGCGCCGTACCTGGCTTGTCACCCTCGTTCATCTGTCCGGATGGCTTGGCATCGGTCTGCTGATCCACTACGGCGAGTATCGGCAGGCAGTCTATTGGAGCCTCAGTGGCGTCTACGCCATCGCCGGAATTAAATACCTTCACCGCCTTCCTCGGCACAGCACGGGAAGACTTGCGATCCTGACAGGATTTTTCACCTGGGCCCTCTGCTTCTTCGTGCATCCGTTTATCGTGTACTACCGCGCCTATGCTGATATTGCCTCGCACGTCTGGAACATGCAGAAGACCCTCATCACCATCGGCATGATTCTCGTCATGCTGGAAGAGCAGCTCTCGAGCAACCAATGGCTCGCAATGCACGATCACCTCACTGGCTTGCCCAACCGCCGCTCCTTCGAAGATCACCTCGATACTGCCCTCACCCACTGCCGCCGTCTCAACGACCATCTCGCCCTGCTCATCTTCGATCTGGATGGCTTCAAGAAGATCAACGACACTCTTGGCCATCAGGCTGGCGATCAAATCCTCTGCGGCGTCGCGAAGAACCTTCTCGAAGACCTGCCTGCCCGCAATATCCTCGCGCGCCTCGGAGGCGACGAGTTCACCTTAATAGCTCCCGACATCACAGACGTCCACATTCTCGATCAACTTTTGAGCACCATCCAAAACTCCATCCAAAGGCCCATCCTCATCGACGGACGAGCTTTCACCATGACGGCCAGCCTCGGCATCGCCATCTACCCCGACGATGCGGAAGACGCAACCAAGCTGCTCAGCACCGCAGACCGTCGCATGTATGCCCTCAAACAAAAACCCGCCACGCTTTCTCAGATCAACCTCGATGTAGCCTCTGCTCATTTACAGTAA
- a CDS encoding purine-nucleoside phosphorylase codes for MTSLYIKATAAADHIRSLTTLTPRLGIILGSGLGNFASQVEDPIAISYRDIPHFPQSTVEGHSGKLILGHIAGVPVAVMQGRVHAYEGYPLSEVTFPTRVLGLLGCKSLIVTNAAGAINTSYKQGSLVAISDHINLTGSNAALGPNEAKFGPRFFDMTTAYSAQLRTLAQTEAAKQNIPLAEGVYLAVLGPSYETPAEIRAFRTLGADLVGMSTVHEVIIARHMGIEVLGISLVTNMAAGVLNEAINHEEVMETGRRVEHQFTSLLTALIPQIATK; via the coding sequence ATGACTAGCCTATATATAAAAGCCACCGCCGCCGCCGACCATATTCGCTCCCTCACCACGCTGACCCCGCGCCTCGGCATTATCCTCGGCTCCGGCCTCGGCAACTTCGCCTCGCAGGTCGAAGACCCTATCGCTATTAGCTATAGAGATATCCCCCACTTCCCTCAATCCACGGTCGAAGGCCACTCCGGCAAGCTCATCCTCGGCCACATCGCCGGAGTCCCCGTAGCCGTCATGCAGGGCCGCGTCCACGCCTATGAAGGCTACCCACTCTCCGAAGTCACCTTCCCCACCCGCGTCCTCGGCCTGCTTGGATGCAAATCCCTCATCGTCACCAACGCCGCCGGAGCCATTAACACCAGCTACAAGCAGGGCAGCCTCGTAGCTATCTCCGACCACATCAACCTCACCGGCTCGAACGCAGCCCTCGGCCCCAACGAAGCGAAGTTTGGCCCGCGCTTCTTCGACATGACCACGGCCTACTCGGCACAGCTACGCACCCTCGCCCAAACCGAAGCCGCAAAACAAAACATCCCCCTCGCCGAAGGCGTCTACCTCGCCGTCCTCGGTCCCAGCTACGAGACCCCCGCCGAGATCCGCGCCTTCCGCACCCTCGGAGCCGACCTCGTCGGCATGTCCACCGTCCACGAGGTCATCATCGCTCGCCACATGGGCATCGAGGTCCTCGGCATCTCTCTCGTCACCAACATGGCCGCCGGAGTCCTCAACGAAGCCATCAACCACGAAGAAGTAATGGAGACGGGCCGCCGCGTCGAGCACCAGTTCACCAGCCTCCTCACCGCCCTCATCCCCCAAATAGCAACAAAATAA
- a CDS encoding 1-acyl-sn-glycerol-3-phosphate acyltransferase has product MSVASFLRSLGRSMRLAGMFTVAGTELLVKRPETREARADWLHRFAAGAIRGLGIEVDVVGTFPEHGAVISNHLGYLDIVVFAALHSCVFVSKAELETVPVLGWMTTMAGTVYVARGHGGSAVKARSGMQAAADAGLPVVFFPEGTTTNGSGLLKFHSGLLAQAMESGMPVTAAYLHYNLGAANDATVADDVCYWGDAKMLPHIFKLLGLRGLRVEVRFAERPIKFSSDVMHRKLAAIEARMAVAALGDSTLAESDMGRAFSPRFY; this is encoded by the coding sequence TTGAGTGTAGCGAGTTTCTTGCGGTCGTTGGGGCGCAGTATGCGGTTGGCGGGGATGTTTACGGTGGCTGGGACGGAGCTGCTGGTGAAGCGTCCGGAGACGCGTGAGGCCAGGGCCGATTGGCTGCATCGTTTTGCGGCGGGGGCGATTCGAGGGCTGGGGATCGAGGTCGATGTGGTGGGGACGTTTCCCGAGCATGGAGCCGTGATCTCGAACCATCTGGGGTATCTGGATATTGTGGTGTTTGCGGCGCTGCATTCGTGTGTCTTTGTGTCGAAGGCGGAGTTGGAGACGGTTCCGGTGCTGGGCTGGATGACGACGATGGCGGGGACGGTGTATGTCGCGCGAGGGCATGGCGGGTCGGCGGTGAAGGCACGCAGCGGGATGCAGGCGGCGGCGGATGCGGGTTTGCCGGTAGTGTTTTTTCCTGAAGGAACAACGACGAATGGGAGCGGGCTGCTGAAGTTTCACAGCGGCTTGCTGGCGCAGGCGATGGAGAGCGGGATGCCCGTTACGGCGGCTTATTTGCATTACAACCTGGGGGCGGCTAATGATGCGACGGTGGCGGACGATGTCTGCTATTGGGGCGATGCGAAGATGCTGCCGCATATCTTTAAGCTGCTTGGATTGCGCGGGCTGAGGGTAGAGGTGCGATTTGCGGAGAGGCCGATTAAGTTTTCGAGCGATGTGATGCATCGCAAGCTGGCGGCGATCGAGGCACGGATGGCGGTGGCGGCGTTGGGAGATTCGACCCTTGCGGAAAGCGATATGGGTCGGGCCTTCAGCCCTCGGTTTTATTGA
- a CDS encoding NupC/NupG family nucleoside CNT transporter, translating into MARFTGLLGLIVFIGVAYVFSTNRRAIRWRTVAWGLGLQFLFAFIVLDSSLGQRFLAAAGSAVNMLLEHSVAGSEMVFGPLGGSNAAVAIFAFRVLPTIIFISAFFAVLYYIGFMQLVIRAFAWVMQKTMGISGAESTNVAASIFMGQTEAPLTIRPFLNGATYSELMTIMTSGMAHVSGGIMAAYIAYGIHASDLLAAVIMTAPGTILIAKMLVPETEVPATAGIVKMPPNDEHSNENFIGAIARGTIDGGALAFNVAIMLISFLALVSLTNGIFGGVHNLLAPHHIPFPVSLNAVLGFFFAPVAWLIGIPWHEAKLVGNLLGTRTVLNELIAYTDLGAQRALISPRSFTITTFALCGFANLSSIGIQIGGIGALIPERRNDLARLGLRAMVAGTLANLMSAAIVSMLIH; encoded by the coding sequence TTGGCTCGTTTCACCGGACTTCTCGGACTCATCGTCTTCATCGGCGTCGCCTACGTCTTCTCCACCAACCGTCGCGCCATCCGCTGGCGCACCGTAGCCTGGGGACTCGGCCTGCAATTCCTCTTCGCCTTCATCGTGCTCGACTCCTCCCTCGGTCAGCGCTTCCTCGCCGCCGCAGGCAGCGCCGTCAACATGCTGCTCGAGCACTCCGTCGCCGGTTCAGAGATGGTCTTCGGCCCACTCGGCGGCAGCAATGCGGCAGTCGCGATCTTCGCCTTCCGCGTCCTGCCTACCATCATCTTCATCTCTGCCTTCTTCGCGGTGCTCTACTACATCGGCTTCATGCAACTCGTCATCCGCGCCTTCGCCTGGGTCATGCAAAAGACCATGGGCATCTCCGGAGCCGAGTCCACCAACGTCGCCGCCAGCATCTTCATGGGACAGACTGAGGCCCCGCTCACCATCCGCCCCTTCCTCAACGGAGCCACCTACTCCGAGCTGATGACCATCATGACCTCCGGCATGGCCCACGTCTCCGGCGGAATCATGGCGGCCTACATCGCCTACGGCATCCACGCGTCGGATTTACTTGCGGCAGTCATCATGACCGCACCCGGCACCATCCTCATCGCCAAGATGCTCGTCCCCGAGACCGAAGTTCCCGCCACCGCAGGCATCGTAAAAATGCCGCCCAACGACGAGCACAGCAACGAGAACTTCATCGGAGCCATCGCCCGCGGCACCATCGACGGCGGCGCGCTCGCCTTCAACGTCGCCATCATGCTCATCAGCTTCCTCGCGCTGGTCTCGCTCACCAACGGAATATTCGGCGGAGTCCACAATCTTCTTGCCCCACACCACATTCCCTTTCCTGTAAGCCTCAACGCCGTCCTCGGCTTCTTCTTCGCGCCCGTAGCCTGGCTCATCGGCATCCCCTGGCACGAGGCCAAACTCGTCGGCAACCTCCTCGGAACCCGCACCGTTCTCAACGAGCTCATAGCTTACACCGACCTCGGCGCGCAGCGAGCATTAATCTCCCCTCGCAGCTTCACCATCACCACCTTCGCCCTCTGCGGCTTCGCCAACCTCAGCTCCATCGGCATCCAGATCGGAGGCATCGGCGCCCTCATCCCCGAACGCCGCAACGATCTAGCCCGCCTTGGCCTCCGCGCCATGGTCGCCGGAACCCTGGCCAACCTCATGTCCGCCGCTATCGTCTCCATGCTCATCCACTAA
- the pncB gene encoding nicotinate phosphoribosyltransferase, producing MNVNFAERAHNHNWKLDPIVRSLLDTDFYKLLMLQFIWKNFPTVHVTSEVVNRTVSVKLAERVSAAALIEQMEHVRGLRFRRSEMVWLAGNTFYGTRSIFEPKFLEWLERDFRLSDYEVTEHDGQLVLRFSGLWAEVTMWEIYALAIVSELKTRSALAELNELELDVLYARAKTRLWAKVELLRGVKDLELSDFGTRRRHSFLWQEYAVQTLRAGLGTRLTGTSNTSLAYKHDLEAIGTNAHELPMAMAAMATSDADLRASQYKVLELWQQSYGGALLVMLPDTFGTTQFLEGAPDWVADWTGQRVDSKDPMVAGDEYIAWLMRRGRDARGKRLIASDGLDVGDIVRLDGYFRGRIRLSAGWGTLLTNDFRGCHPRGEDTLEPISLVCKLMTVEGKPAVKLSDNSHKSTGPVEEIARYRRVFGSVAVEGAGVVV from the coding sequence ATGAATGTTAATTTTGCCGAGCGGGCGCATAACCATAACTGGAAGCTGGACCCGATTGTGCGGTCGCTGCTGGATACGGATTTTTATAAGCTGCTGATGCTGCAGTTCATCTGGAAAAATTTTCCCACGGTGCATGTGACCAGCGAGGTGGTGAACCGGACGGTTTCGGTGAAGCTGGCGGAGCGGGTAAGCGCGGCGGCGCTGATCGAACAGATGGAGCATGTGCGCGGGCTGCGGTTTCGCAGGAGCGAGATGGTCTGGCTGGCCGGTAATACGTTTTATGGGACGCGGAGCATCTTCGAGCCGAAGTTTCTGGAGTGGCTGGAGCGTGATTTCAGGCTGAGTGACTACGAGGTCACCGAGCATGACGGGCAGTTGGTGCTGCGGTTCAGCGGGCTTTGGGCCGAGGTGACGATGTGGGAGATCTATGCGCTGGCGATTGTGAGCGAGCTGAAGACGCGGTCGGCGCTGGCGGAGCTGAATGAGCTGGAGCTGGACGTTCTGTATGCGCGGGCCAAGACACGGTTATGGGCCAAGGTGGAGTTGTTGCGCGGCGTGAAGGACCTGGAGTTGTCGGACTTTGGGACGCGGCGGCGGCATAGCTTTTTGTGGCAGGAGTATGCGGTGCAGACACTGCGGGCCGGGTTGGGTACTCGACTGACGGGTACTTCGAATACGTCGCTGGCTTATAAACACGATCTGGAAGCGATTGGAACGAATGCTCATGAGCTGCCGATGGCGATGGCGGCAATGGCGACCAGCGATGCGGATTTGCGGGCTTCGCAGTATAAGGTGCTGGAGCTTTGGCAGCAGAGTTACGGCGGCGCGTTGCTGGTGATGCTGCCGGATACGTTTGGGACGACACAGTTTTTGGAGGGCGCTCCGGATTGGGTGGCGGATTGGACGGGGCAGCGGGTGGACAGCAAGGATCCGATGGTAGCGGGGGATGAATATATTGCGTGGCTGATGCGGCGGGGGAGGGATGCTCGGGGAAAACGGCTGATCGCTTCGGATGGTTTGGATGTGGGAGATATTGTTCGGCTGGATGGATATTTTCGCGGGCGGATTCGGTTAAGCGCCGGGTGGGGGACTTTGCTGACGAATGATTTTCGTGGGTGCCATCCGCGAGGGGAAGATACGCTGGAGCCGATCAGTCTGGTGTGCAAATTGATGACGGTGGAAGGGAAGCCGGCGGTGAAGCTAAGTGATAATTCGCATAAGTCGACGGGGCCTGTGGAGGAGATTGCGCGGTATCGGCGGGTGTTTGGGAGTGTCGCGGTGGAGGGGGCTGGGGTGGTGGTTTGA